From Streptomyces sp. 6-11-2, one genomic window encodes:
- the arfB gene encoding alternative ribosome rescue aminoacyl-tRNA hydrolase ArfB, translating into MDDMSGPHLIRGSVALPEAELAWRFSRSSGPGGQHVNTTDSQVELRFDLANTEALPEVWKQRALERLADRLVDGVVSVRASEHRSQWRNREAAAVRLAALLAEATAPPPRPRRPTRIPRGINERRLREKKQRSQTKRGRSGKDWG; encoded by the coding sequence ATGGACGACATGTCCGGTCCCCATCTCATCCGCGGCTCCGTCGCGCTCCCCGAGGCCGAACTGGCCTGGCGATTCTCGCGGTCCTCGGGGCCCGGCGGCCAGCACGTCAACACCACGGACTCCCAGGTGGAGTTGCGCTTCGACCTCGCCAACACCGAGGCGCTGCCCGAGGTGTGGAAGCAGCGTGCGCTGGAGCGCCTCGCGGACCGGCTCGTGGACGGCGTCGTCAGCGTGCGCGCCTCCGAGCACCGCTCCCAGTGGCGCAACCGCGAGGCCGCCGCCGTGCGCCTCGCCGCGCTCCTCGCCGAGGCGACCGCGCCGCCGCCCAGGCCGCGCAGGCCCACCCGGATCCCGCGCGGTATCAACGAGCGGCGGCTGCGTGAGAAGAAGCAGCGCTCGCAGACCAAGCGGGGGCGCTCCGGGAAGGACTGGGGGTAG
- a CDS encoding flavin reductase family protein, whose product MTNEEFRAAMSRLAAGVVLVTAQEPPLDPDDPRAPAGEDAGMTATAFMSVSLDPPLALVSLREGSRMDDLLAEQPLWAVSVLADSQHAIAGRFAMKGRVSDRLLFRDLPHTRGEVSGAPLLTDAMATLELRTEQRVPAGDHTLVIGRVLTARLPGTDGEPLLYYRGRYRRLG is encoded by the coding sequence GTGACCAACGAGGAGTTCCGTGCCGCGATGTCCAGGCTGGCCGCCGGTGTGGTCCTGGTGACCGCGCAGGAGCCGCCGCTCGACCCGGACGACCCGCGGGCGCCGGCCGGCGAGGACGCGGGCATGACGGCGACGGCGTTCATGTCGGTGTCCCTGGACCCGCCGCTGGCCCTGGTCAGCCTGCGCGAGGGCTCCCGCATGGACGACCTGCTCGCCGAACAGCCCCTGTGGGCGGTCTCGGTCCTCGCCGACAGCCAGCACGCCATCGCCGGCCGCTTCGCCATGAAGGGCCGGGTCAGCGACCGCCTGCTGTTCAGGGACCTCCCCCACACCCGCGGCGAGGTCTCCGGCGCCCCCCTGCTGACCGACGCCATGGCCACCCTGGAGCTGCGCACCGAACAGCGCGTGCCGGCGGGCGACCACACCCTGGTCATCGGCCGGGTCCTGACGGCCCGCCTGCCCGGCACGGACGGCGAACCGCTGCTGTACTACCGCGGCCGCTACCGCCGGCTGGGCTGA
- the cdgB gene encoding diguanylate cyclase CdgB produces METDSEPYVRLASLRQLHQVMADMNTARSLADTLQTVADGVVKGLGYELACVNLVRADGDLVVAAFAGNSAAEALITGRVGSRDSWDRRLAMGEQWDGLVFIPHTEGWVLDDDDVPTWYTDGPAPRFEDEWHPADRLFAPMDVPGGSGGSSGELLGVISVDRPRNGRRPGAWGREALQMYAFQAAIAISNARLRSNMQRALIRLEREQQALRASEESFRQAFEYAPSGMAIAEMGGDQHGRILRTNDALCRLLGRPASAMRRYSFSDLVHPEDIGTLLRTSAEGGRAELRLGRRDGSYVWVSLRNSVVADAADGPRFLLTHVEDIEERKRRELQLAHRASHDSLTGLPNSAELRARLSARLCRRPQAAQAGESESQDTAYGHPGYDVGDHGFDFRPGTRAYDAYDHHVHTVAPEGDHDDGTKGLAVLFCDLDGFKSINDRFGHNAGDAVLIEVARRLSNGVRDGDTVARLGGDEFVILADGLGRADAQDLAVRLRNEIIQPIRAEGRAVRVGASFGIGWAHCGMTADEVLKSADERMYVEKRSRPKQHRRAG; encoded by the coding sequence ATGGAGACCGACTCGGAGCCGTACGTCCGCCTGGCGTCCCTGCGGCAACTGCACCAGGTCATGGCGGACATGAACACCGCGAGGAGTCTGGCGGACACACTGCAGACCGTCGCCGACGGCGTCGTGAAGGGCCTCGGCTACGAGCTGGCCTGCGTCAACCTCGTGCGGGCCGACGGTGACCTCGTGGTCGCCGCCTTCGCCGGGAACTCCGCCGCCGAGGCACTGATCACCGGCCGTGTCGGCTCCCGGGATTCCTGGGACCGCCGGCTGGCCATGGGCGAGCAGTGGGACGGCCTGGTCTTCATACCCCACACCGAGGGCTGGGTCCTCGACGACGACGACGTCCCGACCTGGTACACCGACGGGCCGGCGCCGCGCTTCGAGGACGAGTGGCACCCCGCCGACCGGCTCTTCGCGCCCATGGACGTCCCCGGCGGGTCCGGCGGCTCCTCCGGCGAGCTGCTCGGCGTGATCTCCGTGGACCGCCCGCGCAACGGCCGCCGGCCCGGCGCCTGGGGCCGTGAGGCCCTCCAGATGTACGCCTTTCAGGCGGCCATCGCGATCAGCAACGCCCGGCTGCGCTCCAACATGCAGCGCGCCCTCATACGCCTGGAGCGCGAGCAGCAGGCCCTGCGGGCCAGCGAGGAGAGTTTCCGCCAGGCCTTCGAGTACGCGCCCTCCGGCATGGCCATCGCCGAGATGGGCGGCGACCAGCACGGCCGGATCCTGCGCACCAACGACGCCCTGTGCCGTCTGCTGGGCCGCCCCGCCTCCGCCATGCGCCGCTACTCCTTCTCCGACCTCGTACACCCCGAGGACATAGGCACCCTGCTGCGGACCTCGGCCGAGGGCGGCCGGGCGGAGCTGCGCCTGGGCCGCCGCGACGGCTCGTACGTCTGGGTGTCCCTGCGCAACTCCGTCGTCGCGGACGCCGCCGACGGGCCCCGCTTCCTGCTCACCCACGTCGAGGACATAGAGGAGCGCAAGCGCCGCGAGCTCCAGCTCGCCCACCGCGCCTCCCACGACTCCCTCACCGGCCTGCCGAACTCCGCCGAGCTGCGCGCCCGCCTGTCCGCCCGGCTGTGCCGGCGGCCCCAGGCCGCGCAGGCGGGCGAATCCGAGTCGCAGGACACCGCCTACGGCCACCCCGGCTACGACGTCGGCGACCACGGCTTCGACTTCCGGCCGGGCACCCGGGCCTACGACGCCTACGACCACCACGTGCACACCGTCGCGCCCGAGGGCGACCACGACGACGGCACCAAGGGTCTCGCGGTCCTCTTCTGCGACCTCGACGGCTTCAAGTCGATCAACGACCGGTTCGGGCACAACGCGGGCGACGCGGTGCTCATCGAGGTGGCCCGGCGGCTGAGCAACGGCGTGCGCGACGGCGACACCGTGGCCCGGCTCGGCGGCGACGAGTTCGTGATCCTCGCCGACGGCCTCGGCCGGGCCGACGCCCAGGACCTCGCCGTACGGCTGCGCAACGAGATCATCCAGCCGATCCGCGCCGAGGGCCGGGCCGTCCGGGTCGGGGCGAGTTTCGGCATCGGGTGGGCCCACTGCGGCATGACGGCGGACGAAGTGCTGAAATCAGCCGACGAACGGATGTACGTCGAGAAACGATCTCGTCCCAAACAACATCGCCGTGCCGGTTGA
- a CDS encoding carbohydrate-binding protein — translation MTPGNSGASTPEDDDPFGYLYADGQANGAQPPSSGYGYPNSVNRVRTVGQRQYGQVPQQQGAYGQPSAHYAAPESLPGGAPTRQQPQGGGGRGRGPNTKGLLIGAVAVVAAVVIGIGVAMIGDDSGKKDDNQAGGTSPTATQSTEPSPSASSSAPSDGALPKTDAEALQLDGGATKASDIKGAQAAGGVYVTNFNNVGASVTWTIDGIPEDGKYTVFVGYGVPGRDGTATLTVNGAVSSRPINLNNWAHAAEGDYEKGWTKTYNWIQLNKGANTIKISCEQGNQCDANLDQLWLAKGWVKSG, via the coding sequence ATGACGCCCGGCAACAGCGGCGCGAGCACGCCCGAGGACGACGACCCGTTCGGCTACCTGTACGCCGACGGCCAGGCCAACGGAGCCCAGCCGCCCTCGAGCGGATACGGCTACCCGAACTCGGTGAACCGGGTCCGCACGGTCGGTCAGCGGCAGTATGGCCAGGTCCCGCAGCAGCAGGGCGCGTACGGCCAGCCGAGCGCCCATTACGCCGCACCCGAGTCCCTCCCCGGCGGCGCCCCGACCCGGCAGCAGCCCCAGGGTGGTGGCGGCCGTGGCCGCGGCCCGAACACCAAGGGCCTGCTGATCGGCGCCGTCGCGGTGGTCGCCGCGGTCGTCATCGGCATCGGTGTGGCGATGATCGGCGACGACTCGGGCAAGAAGGACGACAACCAGGCCGGCGGTACGTCCCCGACGGCCACGCAGAGCACCGAGCCGAGCCCGTCGGCGAGCAGCAGCGCGCCGAGCGACGGCGCGTTGCCGAAGACCGACGCCGAGGCGCTGCAGCTGGACGGCGGCGCCACCAAAGCCTCGGACATCAAGGGCGCCCAGGCGGCCGGCGGCGTCTATGTGACGAACTTCAACAACGTCGGCGCCTCGGTCACCTGGACCATCGACGGCATCCCCGAGGACGGCAAGTACACCGTGTTCGTCGGTTACGGCGTCCCGGGCCGGGACGGCACCGCCACTCTGACGGTCAACGGCGCCGTGTCCAGCAGGCCGATCAACCTGAACAACTGGGCGCACGCAGCCGAGGGCGACTACGAGAAGGGCTGGACGAAGACCTACAACTGGATCCAGCTCAACAAGGGCGCGAACACCATCAAGATCTCGTGCGAGCAGGGCAACCAGTGTGATGCGAACCTTGACCAGCTGTGGCTGGCCAAGGGCTGGGTCAAGTCGGGCTGA
- a CDS encoding 1-phosphofructokinase family hexose kinase yields the protein MILTVTLNTALDLTYRVPSLRQHSSHRVSEVTERPGGKGVNVARVLAALGHEVTVTGFAGGATGREVRDRLASEAPGVVDALVPVAGATRRTIAVVDQRTGDTTQLNEPGPVVTPAEWSAFQDSYEDLLGSMSAVALCGSLPRGLPVGAYAGLVRTARAANVPVLLDTSGEALRRAVAARPDIIKPNADELAELTGSHEPLRATQDARRRGARAVIASLGSEGLLAHTSDGLWRAAPPSRVRGNPTGAGDSAVAGLLAGLVEQLPWPDRLSRAVALSAATVLCPVAGEFDRGAYEELLGRVSVTGEATAA from the coding sequence GTGATCCTCACGGTCACGCTGAACACCGCTCTCGACCTCACCTATCGGGTGCCGTCCCTGCGGCAGCACTCGTCCCACCGGGTGTCCGAGGTGACCGAGCGGCCCGGCGGCAAGGGCGTCAATGTGGCCCGCGTGCTGGCGGCCCTCGGTCACGAGGTGACGGTCACCGGCTTCGCGGGCGGGGCCACCGGGCGCGAGGTGCGCGACCGGCTCGCGTCCGAGGCGCCGGGCGTGGTGGACGCGCTGGTCCCGGTGGCCGGCGCGACCCGGCGCACGATAGCCGTGGTGGACCAGCGCACCGGGGACACCACCCAGCTCAACGAGCCCGGCCCGGTCGTCACCCCGGCCGAGTGGTCCGCCTTCCAGGACAGCTACGAGGACCTGCTCGGCTCGATGTCGGCGGTTGCGCTGTGCGGCAGCCTGCCGCGCGGGCTGCCGGTGGGCGCGTACGCCGGTCTGGTGCGCACCGCGCGCGCCGCGAACGTGCCGGTGCTGCTGGACACCAGTGGCGAGGCGCTGCGCCGGGCCGTGGCCGCCCGCCCCGACATCATCAAGCCGAACGCCGACGAACTGGCCGAACTCACCGGCTCCCACGAGCCGCTGCGCGCCACCCAGGACGCCCGCCGCCGCGGCGCCCGCGCGGTGATCGCCTCCCTGGGCTCGGAGGGCCTGCTCGCGCACACCTCCGACGGCCTGTGGCGGGCCGCCCCGCCGTCCCGCGTCCGGGGCAACCCGACCGGCGCCGGCGACTCCGCGGTCGCGGGCCTGCTGGCGGGTCTGGTGGAGCAGCTCCCCTGGCCGGACCGCCTGAGTCGCGCGGTCGCCCTGTCGGCGGCGACGGTCCTGTGCCCGGTGGCCGGCGAGTTCGACCGCGGAGCCTACGAGGAACTGCTGGGGCGGGTGTCGGTGACCGGAGAGGCCACCGCGGCGTGA